One genomic window of Panicum hallii strain FIL2 chromosome 6, PHallii_v3.1, whole genome shotgun sequence includes the following:
- the LOC112896692 gene encoding splicing factor 1 isoform X1 translates to MATKLDQSSPAEHRRPKSSAPQSSTPKISIFGTKAGFVIPKNKLAGSIVTRGATSKNDTATASKEDNSRHAQRKTKWGPDLAADPAVCKGRALAYQTRVEQITKQLKSGTLDMDKTEGSMSTGKGSNSAGTENLKDNEQGKVELLELERSEIIGEILRLNPGYKVPENYKPVLKETKIPLPAEAHQGHDIIGVLIGPESNTQKRLHEETGAVIQVYGTKKINGEMIEIHYQDINEAQAAYEDLHINVSADSYDKVDAAVALIELLLAPVSVNSTATSTTTTVSSAVTSSDVNPVQNTTSQQGLLHYQSNNAPWLSTPQTYGPSVPSSGPVLSTLPNNSLQPQPLAGSFSIPPYTGQPLHTNSMQKNPFPVPGPQQPISSIQHHPPQFRANSSFGPFGQPPGIVNPQMAPSSSVPPPVRPLQIPHASGGWPSFSPITSQSQWPPQASPTFMPVRPPISVSPLGAAPPQGPVALTPPSNIPTMYHSQQPAVSNFTCSAPLVSRPPVGAQPFSTVAPQGPSSVAFPGGTSTQSAYPLSMQVVSAPGQMRGLPPAFSQVGPTPGIVPPLVASSCPPASGPASTSCSRAPIGALRPPHPVAGDFTFQPAVSPAPTPDFAASGSQMGIQGRSHPGALFFHPGNQSPNQSFQRPCDGRTMNIMGQARMHAPPPHLHGAFPRNPSPLELPGGFPGIPPAVQAPQMPALSNPSSFLPPRPFQPRPSLQPNPFASRSRQGGNPIYDPFAPSAAQKAEASDPEYEDLMASVGVK, encoded by the exons ATGGCCACAAAACTCGATCAGTCTTCTCCTGCCGAGCATCGGCGACCAAAATCCTCTGCACCACAATCTTCGACTCCCAAGATCTCAATATTCGGGACAAAAGCTGGATTCGTCATACCCAAGAATAAGCTAGCCGGCTCAATTGTAACCAGGGGCGCCACTTCCAAGAATGATACAGCAACTGCATCCAAGGAAGATAACAGCAGGCATGCTCAGAGAAAGACAAAGTGGGGGCctgacctcgccgccgaccctgcTGTGTGCAAAGGAAGGGCTTTGGCCTACCAG ACTCGAGTGGAGCAAATTACCAAGCAGCTGAAATCTGGAACTTTGGATATGGACAAAACTGAAGGTTCAATGTCCACTGGAAAAGGGTCAAATTCTGCTGGCACTGAAAATCTGAAAGACAATGAG CAGGGAAAGGTTGAGCTATTGGAACTTGAAAGAAGCGAAATTATTG GTGAAATACTCCGTCTGAATCCGGGATATAAGGTGCCTGAAAACTACAAACCAGTACTTAAGGAGACAAAAATCCCTCTTCCG GCAGAAGCACATCAAGGACATGATATTATTGGAGTTCTTATAGGACCTGAGAGCAATACCCAGAAGCGACTACATGAA GAAACTGGAGCTGTAATACAAGTTTATGGGACTAAGAAAATCAACGGAGAGATG ATTGAGATTCATTATCAAGACATAAATGAAGCTCAAGCTGCTTATGAAGACCTACACATCAATGTCTCAGCTGACTCTTATGATAAAGTAGATGCTGCAGTTGCATTGATTGAGCTGCTCCTGGCTCCTGTTTCT GTGAATTCAACAGCTACTTCAACAACTACTACTGTTTCTTCAGCCGTTACCTCCAGTGATGTAAATCCAGTGCAGAATACCACTTCACAGCAAGGTTTGCTTCATTACCAATCGAATAATGCTCCTTGGCTGTCCACTCCCCAGACCTATGGTCCATCAGTTCCTTCATCAGGGCCTGTTTTGAGTACATTACCTAACAATTCATTGCAACCACAACCGCTTGCTGGTTCTTTCAGTATTCCTCCATATACAGGCCAACCTCTTCACACGAATAGCATGCAAAAAAATCCATTTCCTGTTCCTGGACCTCAGCAACCAATATCAAGCATTCAGCATCATCCACCTCAGTTCCGAGCTAACTCCTCATTTGGGCCTTTTGGTCAACCGCCTGGAATTGTAAACCCACAAATGGCACCATCTTCCTCAGTGCCACCACCAGTTAGACCCCTTCAAATACCCCATGCATCTGGTGGATGGCCATCTTTTTCTCCCATTACGTCGCAATCTCAGTGGCCTCCTCAAGCTTCACCAACTTTTATGCCAGTGAGACCTCCTATTTCCGTGTCTCCTCTTGGTGCAGCTCCACCACAAGGTCCCGTTGCACTGACACCTCCATCAAATATCCCCACCATGTACCACAGCCAGCAGCCAGCAGTATCAAATTTCACTTGTTCAGCACCATTGGTTTCCAGGCCTCCTGTTGGAGCTCAGCCCTTTTCTACAGTTGCGCCTCAAGGTCCTTCCTCGGTAGCATTTCCTGGTGGGACATCAACACAGTCAGCTTACCCACTTTCCATGCAAGTGGTTTCAGCACCTGGTCAAATGAGAGGCCTACCTCCAGCTTTCTCTCAAGTTGGACCAACTCCTGGCATTGTGCCTCCATTGGTTGCATCTTCCTGCCCACCTGCCTCAGGTCCTGCGAGCACAAGCTGCAGTCGGGCACCAATTGGAGCTTTGAGACCTCCACACCCAGTGGCTGGTGATTTTACCTTTCAGCCTGCTGTGTCACCTGCTCCTACTCCAGACTTTGCAGCATCAGGCAGTCAAATGGGAATACAAGGCAGAAGTCACCCTGGCGCACTATTCTTCCATCCTGGCAATCAGAGCCCCAATCAAAGCTTCCAAAGGCCTTGTGATGGCAGGACAATGAATATTATGGGTCAGGCTCGGATGCATGCTCCACCTCCACACTTACATGGAGCCTTCCCCAGGAACCCATCTCCTCTTGAGTTACCTGGGGGTTTCCCGGGGATCCCTCCAGCAGTACAAGCACCTCAGATGCCAGCACTGTCAAATCCATCGAGTTTCTTGCCTCCCCGCCCATTTCAGCCGAGGCCGTCATTGCAACCGAATCCATTTGCGAGCAGAAGCAGGCAGGGTGGCAATCCAATCTACGATCCTTTTGCACCATCGGCAGCTCAGAAAGCAGAGGCGTCGGACCCTGAGTACGAGGATCTCATGGCATCTGTTGGCGTGAAGTAG
- the LOC112896692 gene encoding extensin isoform X4, with translation MDKTEGSMSTGKGSNSAGTENLKDNEGKVELLELERSEIIGEILRLNPGYKVPENYKPVLKETKIPLPAEAHQGHDIIGVLIGPESNTQKRLHEETGAVIQVYGTKKINGEMIEIHYQDINEAQAAYEDLHINVSADSYDKVDAAVALIELLLAPVSVNSTATSTTTTVSSAVTSSDVNPVQNTTSQQGLLHYQSNNAPWLSTPQTYGPSVPSSGPVLSTLPNNSLQPQPLAGSFSIPPYTGQPLHTNSMQKNPFPVPGPQQPISSIQHHPPQFRANSSFGPFGQPPGIVNPQMAPSSSVPPPVRPLQIPHASGGWPSFSPITSQSQWPPQASPTFMPVRPPISVSPLGAAPPQGPVALTPPSNIPTMYHSQQPAVSNFTCSAPLVSRPPVGAQPFSTVAPQGPSSVAFPGGTSTQSAYPLSMQVVSAPGQMRGLPPAFSQVGPTPGIVPPLVASSCPPASGPASTSCSRAPIGALRPPHPVAGDFTFQPAVSPAPTPDFAASGSQMGIQGRSHPGALFFHPGNQSPNQSFQRPCDGRTMNIMGQARMHAPPPHLHGAFPRNPSPLELPGGFPGIPPAVQAPQMPALSNPSSFLPPRPFQPRPSLQPNPFASRSRQGGNPIYDPFAPSAAQKAEASDPEYEDLMASVGVK, from the exons ATGGACAAAACTGAAGGTTCAATGTCCACTGGAAAAGGGTCAAATTCTGCTGGCACTGAAAATCTGAAAGACAATGAG GGAAAGGTTGAGCTATTGGAACTTGAAAGAAGCGAAATTATTG GTGAAATACTCCGTCTGAATCCGGGATATAAGGTGCCTGAAAACTACAAACCAGTACTTAAGGAGACAAAAATCCCTCTTCCG GCAGAAGCACATCAAGGACATGATATTATTGGAGTTCTTATAGGACCTGAGAGCAATACCCAGAAGCGACTACATGAA GAAACTGGAGCTGTAATACAAGTTTATGGGACTAAGAAAATCAACGGAGAGATG ATTGAGATTCATTATCAAGACATAAATGAAGCTCAAGCTGCTTATGAAGACCTACACATCAATGTCTCAGCTGACTCTTATGATAAAGTAGATGCTGCAGTTGCATTGATTGAGCTGCTCCTGGCTCCTGTTTCT GTGAATTCAACAGCTACTTCAACAACTACTACTGTTTCTTCAGCCGTTACCTCCAGTGATGTAAATCCAGTGCAGAATACCACTTCACAGCAAGGTTTGCTTCATTACCAATCGAATAATGCTCCTTGGCTGTCCACTCCCCAGACCTATGGTCCATCAGTTCCTTCATCAGGGCCTGTTTTGAGTACATTACCTAACAATTCATTGCAACCACAACCGCTTGCTGGTTCTTTCAGTATTCCTCCATATACAGGCCAACCTCTTCACACGAATAGCATGCAAAAAAATCCATTTCCTGTTCCTGGACCTCAGCAACCAATATCAAGCATTCAGCATCATCCACCTCAGTTCCGAGCTAACTCCTCATTTGGGCCTTTTGGTCAACCGCCTGGAATTGTAAACCCACAAATGGCACCATCTTCCTCAGTGCCACCACCAGTTAGACCCCTTCAAATACCCCATGCATCTGGTGGATGGCCATCTTTTTCTCCCATTACGTCGCAATCTCAGTGGCCTCCTCAAGCTTCACCAACTTTTATGCCAGTGAGACCTCCTATTTCCGTGTCTCCTCTTGGTGCAGCTCCACCACAAGGTCCCGTTGCACTGACACCTCCATCAAATATCCCCACCATGTACCACAGCCAGCAGCCAGCAGTATCAAATTTCACTTGTTCAGCACCATTGGTTTCCAGGCCTCCTGTTGGAGCTCAGCCCTTTTCTACAGTTGCGCCTCAAGGTCCTTCCTCGGTAGCATTTCCTGGTGGGACATCAACACAGTCAGCTTACCCACTTTCCATGCAAGTGGTTTCAGCACCTGGTCAAATGAGAGGCCTACCTCCAGCTTTCTCTCAAGTTGGACCAACTCCTGGCATTGTGCCTCCATTGGTTGCATCTTCCTGCCCACCTGCCTCAGGTCCTGCGAGCACAAGCTGCAGTCGGGCACCAATTGGAGCTTTGAGACCTCCACACCCAGTGGCTGGTGATTTTACCTTTCAGCCTGCTGTGTCACCTGCTCCTACTCCAGACTTTGCAGCATCAGGCAGTCAAATGGGAATACAAGGCAGAAGTCACCCTGGCGCACTATTCTTCCATCCTGGCAATCAGAGCCCCAATCAAAGCTTCCAAAGGCCTTGTGATGGCAGGACAATGAATATTATGGGTCAGGCTCGGATGCATGCTCCACCTCCACACTTACATGGAGCCTTCCCCAGGAACCCATCTCCTCTTGAGTTACCTGGGGGTTTCCCGGGGATCCCTCCAGCAGTACAAGCACCTCAGATGCCAGCACTGTCAAATCCATCGAGTTTCTTGCCTCCCCGCCCATTTCAGCCGAGGCCGTCATTGCAACCGAATCCATTTGCGAGCAGAAGCAGGCAGGGTGGCAATCCAATCTACGATCCTTTTGCACCATCGGCAGCTCAGAAAGCAGAGGCGTCGGACCCTGAGTACGAGGATCTCATGGCATCTGTTGGCGTGAAGTAG
- the LOC112896692 gene encoding extensin isoform X3: MDKTEGSMSTGKGSNSAGTENLKDNEQGKVELLELERSEIIGEILRLNPGYKVPENYKPVLKETKIPLPAEAHQGHDIIGVLIGPESNTQKRLHEETGAVIQVYGTKKINGEMIEIHYQDINEAQAAYEDLHINVSADSYDKVDAAVALIELLLAPVSVNSTATSTTTTVSSAVTSSDVNPVQNTTSQQGLLHYQSNNAPWLSTPQTYGPSVPSSGPVLSTLPNNSLQPQPLAGSFSIPPYTGQPLHTNSMQKNPFPVPGPQQPISSIQHHPPQFRANSSFGPFGQPPGIVNPQMAPSSSVPPPVRPLQIPHASGGWPSFSPITSQSQWPPQASPTFMPVRPPISVSPLGAAPPQGPVALTPPSNIPTMYHSQQPAVSNFTCSAPLVSRPPVGAQPFSTVAPQGPSSVAFPGGTSTQSAYPLSMQVVSAPGQMRGLPPAFSQVGPTPGIVPPLVASSCPPASGPASTSCSRAPIGALRPPHPVAGDFTFQPAVSPAPTPDFAASGSQMGIQGRSHPGALFFHPGNQSPNQSFQRPCDGRTMNIMGQARMHAPPPHLHGAFPRNPSPLELPGGFPGIPPAVQAPQMPALSNPSSFLPPRPFQPRPSLQPNPFASRSRQGGNPIYDPFAPSAAQKAEASDPEYEDLMASVGVK, encoded by the exons ATGGACAAAACTGAAGGTTCAATGTCCACTGGAAAAGGGTCAAATTCTGCTGGCACTGAAAATCTGAAAGACAATGAG CAGGGAAAGGTTGAGCTATTGGAACTTGAAAGAAGCGAAATTATTG GTGAAATACTCCGTCTGAATCCGGGATATAAGGTGCCTGAAAACTACAAACCAGTACTTAAGGAGACAAAAATCCCTCTTCCG GCAGAAGCACATCAAGGACATGATATTATTGGAGTTCTTATAGGACCTGAGAGCAATACCCAGAAGCGACTACATGAA GAAACTGGAGCTGTAATACAAGTTTATGGGACTAAGAAAATCAACGGAGAGATG ATTGAGATTCATTATCAAGACATAAATGAAGCTCAAGCTGCTTATGAAGACCTACACATCAATGTCTCAGCTGACTCTTATGATAAAGTAGATGCTGCAGTTGCATTGATTGAGCTGCTCCTGGCTCCTGTTTCT GTGAATTCAACAGCTACTTCAACAACTACTACTGTTTCTTCAGCCGTTACCTCCAGTGATGTAAATCCAGTGCAGAATACCACTTCACAGCAAGGTTTGCTTCATTACCAATCGAATAATGCTCCTTGGCTGTCCACTCCCCAGACCTATGGTCCATCAGTTCCTTCATCAGGGCCTGTTTTGAGTACATTACCTAACAATTCATTGCAACCACAACCGCTTGCTGGTTCTTTCAGTATTCCTCCATATACAGGCCAACCTCTTCACACGAATAGCATGCAAAAAAATCCATTTCCTGTTCCTGGACCTCAGCAACCAATATCAAGCATTCAGCATCATCCACCTCAGTTCCGAGCTAACTCCTCATTTGGGCCTTTTGGTCAACCGCCTGGAATTGTAAACCCACAAATGGCACCATCTTCCTCAGTGCCACCACCAGTTAGACCCCTTCAAATACCCCATGCATCTGGTGGATGGCCATCTTTTTCTCCCATTACGTCGCAATCTCAGTGGCCTCCTCAAGCTTCACCAACTTTTATGCCAGTGAGACCTCCTATTTCCGTGTCTCCTCTTGGTGCAGCTCCACCACAAGGTCCCGTTGCACTGACACCTCCATCAAATATCCCCACCATGTACCACAGCCAGCAGCCAGCAGTATCAAATTTCACTTGTTCAGCACCATTGGTTTCCAGGCCTCCTGTTGGAGCTCAGCCCTTTTCTACAGTTGCGCCTCAAGGTCCTTCCTCGGTAGCATTTCCTGGTGGGACATCAACACAGTCAGCTTACCCACTTTCCATGCAAGTGGTTTCAGCACCTGGTCAAATGAGAGGCCTACCTCCAGCTTTCTCTCAAGTTGGACCAACTCCTGGCATTGTGCCTCCATTGGTTGCATCTTCCTGCCCACCTGCCTCAGGTCCTGCGAGCACAAGCTGCAGTCGGGCACCAATTGGAGCTTTGAGACCTCCACACCCAGTGGCTGGTGATTTTACCTTTCAGCCTGCTGTGTCACCTGCTCCTACTCCAGACTTTGCAGCATCAGGCAGTCAAATGGGAATACAAGGCAGAAGTCACCCTGGCGCACTATTCTTCCATCCTGGCAATCAGAGCCCCAATCAAAGCTTCCAAAGGCCTTGTGATGGCAGGACAATGAATATTATGGGTCAGGCTCGGATGCATGCTCCACCTCCACACTTACATGGAGCCTTCCCCAGGAACCCATCTCCTCTTGAGTTACCTGGGGGTTTCCCGGGGATCCCTCCAGCAGTACAAGCACCTCAGATGCCAGCACTGTCAAATCCATCGAGTTTCTTGCCTCCCCGCCCATTTCAGCCGAGGCCGTCATTGCAACCGAATCCATTTGCGAGCAGAAGCAGGCAGGGTGGCAATCCAATCTACGATCCTTTTGCACCATCGGCAGCTCAGAAAGCAGAGGCGTCGGACCCTGAGTACGAGGATCTCATGGCATCTGTTGGCGTGAAGTAG
- the LOC112896692 gene encoding splicing factor 1 isoform X2 → MATKLDQSSPAEHRRPKSSAPQSSTPKISIFGTKAGFVIPKNKLAGSIVTRGATSKNDTATASKEDNSRHAQRKTKWGPDLAADPAVCKGRALAYQTRVEQITKQLKSGTLDMDKTEGSMSTGKGSNSAGTENLKDNEGKVELLELERSEIIGEILRLNPGYKVPENYKPVLKETKIPLPAEAHQGHDIIGVLIGPESNTQKRLHEETGAVIQVYGTKKINGEMIEIHYQDINEAQAAYEDLHINVSADSYDKVDAAVALIELLLAPVSVNSTATSTTTTVSSAVTSSDVNPVQNTTSQQGLLHYQSNNAPWLSTPQTYGPSVPSSGPVLSTLPNNSLQPQPLAGSFSIPPYTGQPLHTNSMQKNPFPVPGPQQPISSIQHHPPQFRANSSFGPFGQPPGIVNPQMAPSSSVPPPVRPLQIPHASGGWPSFSPITSQSQWPPQASPTFMPVRPPISVSPLGAAPPQGPVALTPPSNIPTMYHSQQPAVSNFTCSAPLVSRPPVGAQPFSTVAPQGPSSVAFPGGTSTQSAYPLSMQVVSAPGQMRGLPPAFSQVGPTPGIVPPLVASSCPPASGPASTSCSRAPIGALRPPHPVAGDFTFQPAVSPAPTPDFAASGSQMGIQGRSHPGALFFHPGNQSPNQSFQRPCDGRTMNIMGQARMHAPPPHLHGAFPRNPSPLELPGGFPGIPPAVQAPQMPALSNPSSFLPPRPFQPRPSLQPNPFASRSRQGGNPIYDPFAPSAAQKAEASDPEYEDLMASVGVK, encoded by the exons ATGGCCACAAAACTCGATCAGTCTTCTCCTGCCGAGCATCGGCGACCAAAATCCTCTGCACCACAATCTTCGACTCCCAAGATCTCAATATTCGGGACAAAAGCTGGATTCGTCATACCCAAGAATAAGCTAGCCGGCTCAATTGTAACCAGGGGCGCCACTTCCAAGAATGATACAGCAACTGCATCCAAGGAAGATAACAGCAGGCATGCTCAGAGAAAGACAAAGTGGGGGCctgacctcgccgccgaccctgcTGTGTGCAAAGGAAGGGCTTTGGCCTACCAG ACTCGAGTGGAGCAAATTACCAAGCAGCTGAAATCTGGAACTTTGGATATGGACAAAACTGAAGGTTCAATGTCCACTGGAAAAGGGTCAAATTCTGCTGGCACTGAAAATCTGAAAGACAATGAG GGAAAGGTTGAGCTATTGGAACTTGAAAGAAGCGAAATTATTG GTGAAATACTCCGTCTGAATCCGGGATATAAGGTGCCTGAAAACTACAAACCAGTACTTAAGGAGACAAAAATCCCTCTTCCG GCAGAAGCACATCAAGGACATGATATTATTGGAGTTCTTATAGGACCTGAGAGCAATACCCAGAAGCGACTACATGAA GAAACTGGAGCTGTAATACAAGTTTATGGGACTAAGAAAATCAACGGAGAGATG ATTGAGATTCATTATCAAGACATAAATGAAGCTCAAGCTGCTTATGAAGACCTACACATCAATGTCTCAGCTGACTCTTATGATAAAGTAGATGCTGCAGTTGCATTGATTGAGCTGCTCCTGGCTCCTGTTTCT GTGAATTCAACAGCTACTTCAACAACTACTACTGTTTCTTCAGCCGTTACCTCCAGTGATGTAAATCCAGTGCAGAATACCACTTCACAGCAAGGTTTGCTTCATTACCAATCGAATAATGCTCCTTGGCTGTCCACTCCCCAGACCTATGGTCCATCAGTTCCTTCATCAGGGCCTGTTTTGAGTACATTACCTAACAATTCATTGCAACCACAACCGCTTGCTGGTTCTTTCAGTATTCCTCCATATACAGGCCAACCTCTTCACACGAATAGCATGCAAAAAAATCCATTTCCTGTTCCTGGACCTCAGCAACCAATATCAAGCATTCAGCATCATCCACCTCAGTTCCGAGCTAACTCCTCATTTGGGCCTTTTGGTCAACCGCCTGGAATTGTAAACCCACAAATGGCACCATCTTCCTCAGTGCCACCACCAGTTAGACCCCTTCAAATACCCCATGCATCTGGTGGATGGCCATCTTTTTCTCCCATTACGTCGCAATCTCAGTGGCCTCCTCAAGCTTCACCAACTTTTATGCCAGTGAGACCTCCTATTTCCGTGTCTCCTCTTGGTGCAGCTCCACCACAAGGTCCCGTTGCACTGACACCTCCATCAAATATCCCCACCATGTACCACAGCCAGCAGCCAGCAGTATCAAATTTCACTTGTTCAGCACCATTGGTTTCCAGGCCTCCTGTTGGAGCTCAGCCCTTTTCTACAGTTGCGCCTCAAGGTCCTTCCTCGGTAGCATTTCCTGGTGGGACATCAACACAGTCAGCTTACCCACTTTCCATGCAAGTGGTTTCAGCACCTGGTCAAATGAGAGGCCTACCTCCAGCTTTCTCTCAAGTTGGACCAACTCCTGGCATTGTGCCTCCATTGGTTGCATCTTCCTGCCCACCTGCCTCAGGTCCTGCGAGCACAAGCTGCAGTCGGGCACCAATTGGAGCTTTGAGACCTCCACACCCAGTGGCTGGTGATTTTACCTTTCAGCCTGCTGTGTCACCTGCTCCTACTCCAGACTTTGCAGCATCAGGCAGTCAAATGGGAATACAAGGCAGAAGTCACCCTGGCGCACTATTCTTCCATCCTGGCAATCAGAGCCCCAATCAAAGCTTCCAAAGGCCTTGTGATGGCAGGACAATGAATATTATGGGTCAGGCTCGGATGCATGCTCCACCTCCACACTTACATGGAGCCTTCCCCAGGAACCCATCTCCTCTTGAGTTACCTGGGGGTTTCCCGGGGATCCCTCCAGCAGTACAAGCACCTCAGATGCCAGCACTGTCAAATCCATCGAGTTTCTTGCCTCCCCGCCCATTTCAGCCGAGGCCGTCATTGCAACCGAATCCATTTGCGAGCAGAAGCAGGCAGGGTGGCAATCCAATCTACGATCCTTTTGCACCATCGGCAGCTCAGAAAGCAGAGGCGTCGGACCCTGAGTACGAGGATCTCATGGCATCTGTTGGCGTGAAGTAG